The Parcubacteria group bacterium genome has a window encoding:
- the atpD gene encoding F0F1 ATP synthase subunit beta, with protein sequence MSKGKIIQVIGPVVDVEFSGQLPRIYDALKVIVDDKTSIILETHQHLGASKVRAVAMASTDGLKRQMEVQDTGAPISVPVGPGVLGRMFNLLGDTIDGIDTPVVAKERHPIHRESPKFSEQATEAEILETGIKVIDLICPFIKGGKIGLFGGAGVGKTVLIQELIRNIAQEHGGYSIFAGVGERTREGNDLYHEMKDSGVLDKTALVFGQMNEPPGARQRVALSALTMAEYFRDREGRDTLLFIDNIFRFTQAGSEVSALLGRIPSAVGYQPTLAEEMGQLQERITSTKDGSVTSVQAVYVPADDLTDPAPATTFGHLDSTVALSRPLTELGIYPAVDPLDSNSIILDPHIVGEEHYTVARGVQQVLQRYKDLQDIIAILGMEELSDEDKVTVMRARKVQKYLSQPFFVAEQFTGATGKYVKIKDTVRGFKMILDGELDDVPEQDFYMKGAIEEVKKDK encoded by the coding sequence ATGAGTAAAGGTAAGATCATACAAGTAATTGGACCTGTGGTGGATGTGGAATTTTCCGGGCAATTGCCGAGGATCTATGATGCCCTCAAGGTTATTGTGGATGACAAGACGTCCATTATTTTGGAAACGCATCAGCATCTCGGTGCAAGTAAAGTGCGTGCTGTTGCAATGGCTTCGACGGATGGTTTGAAACGCCAGATGGAAGTACAAGACACGGGTGCGCCAATTTCCGTACCGGTGGGTCCGGGTGTGTTGGGACGCATGTTTAACTTGCTTGGTGATACGATCGATGGGATCGATACGCCGGTTGTAGCAAAAGAAAGACACCCAATCCACAGAGAATCACCAAAATTTTCCGAGCAAGCGACAGAAGCGGAAATTCTCGAAACAGGGATCAAGGTGATCGATCTGATCTGTCCGTTTATCAAGGGTGGTAAGATCGGACTCTTTGGCGGTGCCGGTGTGGGGAAGACGGTGCTTATCCAAGAGCTTATTCGCAATATCGCACAAGAACACGGTGGCTACTCGATCTTTGCCGGTGTGGGAGAGCGTACGCGCGAGGGAAATGATCTTTATCATGAAATGAAAGATTCCGGCGTATTGGATAAGACAGCACTTGTGTTTGGTCAGATGAATGAACCGCCTGGAGCGCGTCAACGTGTTGCACTTTCTGCGCTCACAATGGCAGAATACTTCCGCGACCGTGAAGGACGAGACACGCTTCTTTTTATCGACAATATTTTCCGTTTCACACAAGCGGGTTCCGAGGTGTCCGCACTTTTGGGACGTATTCCATCAGCTGTGGGTTATCAGCCGACGCTCGCAGAAGAAATGGGACAACTGCAAGAACGCATCACGTCGACAAAAGATGGATCAGTAACTTCAGTTCAGGCGGTATATGTGCCAGCCGATGATCTTACTGATCCTGCACCGGCGACAACGTTTGGACATCTTGATTCAACTGTTGCACTTTCTCGTCCGCTTACTGAGCTTGGTATCTATCCTGCGGTAGATCCTCTTGACTCAAATTCGATTATCCTTGATCCGCATATTGTGGGCGAAGAACATTATACTGTTGCACGCGGTGTACAACAAGTCCTGCAACGTTATAAGGATCTGCAGGATATCATCGCAATTCTGGGTATGGAGGAATTGTCAGATGAGGATAAAGTGACAGTGATGCGCGCGCGCAAGGTTCAAAAGTATCTCTCACAGCCGTTTTTTGTGGCGGAGCAGTTTACCGGTGCGACAGGAAAATATGTAAAGATCAAAGATACCGTACGTGGATTTAAAATGATCCTCGATGGTGAATTGGATGATGTGCCGGAGCAAGATTTCTACATGAAGGGCGCAATTGAAGAAGTAAAAAAAGATAAATAG
- the atpG gene encoding ATP synthase F1 subunit gamma, with the protein MLNSKEIRRRIKSINNTGKITRAMEMVSAAKMRKSTERVLQIRAYAHAAWSVLTNLARSFDQYNYGLLEVREVKNVLIVAITSNRGLCGSFNAQIMKKIKEEITHPEKLKVNRIGTKTIQSHVANEDLKIDFITVGRKGESLVKKLGREIIASFPDLTYLPGIEQVRPLSKIVIDDYLEKKYDKVVIAYTDYVSTVMQQPKIRQILPISKVDLEKQIVEMNNLAKEHGLKKPLTEYKVEPSPDAVLTHIFPRLIEMQLYHAILESNASKESARMVAMKNATDAAKDMSADLTLAYNQIRQMKITQEIAEISAGRAALE; encoded by the coding sequence ATGTTAAATTCCAAGGAAATCCGGCGACGGATCAAATCAATCAATAATACGGGCAAGATCACACGTGCGATGGAGATGGTTTCTGCTGCAAAAATGCGCAAATCCACAGAGCGTGTATTGCAAATTCGTGCTTATGCGCATGCCGCATGGAGCGTCTTGACCAATCTCGCGCGGTCGTTTGACCAGTACAATTACGGTTTGTTGGAGGTACGTGAGGTGAAGAACGTCTTGATCGTGGCGATCACATCAAATCGCGGATTATGTGGTTCATTCAATGCACAGATCATGAAAAAGATCAAAGAAGAGATCACGCATCCGGAAAAACTCAAGGTCAATCGTATCGGCACAAAAACAATTCAGTCACATGTTGCGAATGAAGATTTGAAGATCGATTTTATCACTGTTGGCCGCAAAGGAGAATCATTGGTCAAAAAACTGGGCAGGGAGATCATTGCCTCCTTCCCGGATCTGACCTATCTCCCGGGCATTGAGCAAGTGCGTCCTTTGTCAAAAATTGTGATCGATGATTATCTGGAGAAAAAATATGACAAGGTGGTGATCGCTTATACGGATTATGTGTCCACAGTGATGCAACAGCCAAAGATCAGACAAATATTACCGATATCCAAAGTGGATCTCGAAAAACAAATTGTGGAGATGAACAATCTCGCGAAAGAGCATGGCCTCAAAAAACCGTTGACAGAATATAAGGTTGAGCCGAGTCCTGACGCGGTTTTGACGCACATTTTTCCCAGACTCATCGAGATGCAACTCTATCATGCGATCTTGGAATCCAACGCATCCAAAGAATCCGCACGCATGGTTGCGATGAAAAACGCCACAGATGCTGCAAAGGATATGAGCGCAGACCTGACACTCGCCTATAACCAAATCCGTCAGATGAAGATCACGCAAGAGATCGCGGAGATCAGCGCAGGGAGAGCAGCGTTGGAGTAG
- the atpA gene encoding F0F1 ATP synthase subunit alpha has protein sequence MSKDYIIEQLKKQITQAEMDARSEKVGTVLEVRDGIVRMDGLSDVMASEMITFADGTVGVALNLEEDQVGAMVLGDFKGIKEGDEVRSTGNILSIPVSEKVIGRVINPIGKAVDGKEEIVSDVRYPIEKLAPGVIERKSVHQPVQTGIKAIDAMIPIGRGQRELIIGDRQVGKTAIAIDTIINQKGQDMICVYVAIGQKESKVARIMNELEKRGAMEYTTIVIAGASDPAAYSFIAPYAGAAIAEYFMDQGKDVLVVYDDLSKHAWAYRQISLILKRPPGREAYPGDIFYLHSRLLERSAKRDEKYGGGSITALPIIETQAGDVSAYIPTNVISITDGQIYLEADLFNKGIRPALNVGLSVSRVGSSAQTKAMKKVAGKLRLDLAQFRELEAFAQFGSDLDAQTRAQIERGRRTVELLKQDQYSPMPFEEQASVIYALINGFVDDVDVAKVLGWEKAFCLYLRTQQKELLQDIVAKKELTDDITARLEQAIKDFKETFVE, from the coding sequence ATGAGCAAAGATTATATCATTGAACAACTTAAAAAGCAGATCACGCAAGCTGAGATGGATGCGCGATCGGAAAAAGTGGGCACTGTGCTCGAAGTGCGTGATGGTATCGTGCGCATGGATGGTCTGTCGGACGTGATGGCGTCGGAGATGATCACATTTGCAGACGGTACGGTGGGCGTTGCTCTCAATCTTGAGGAGGATCAGGTTGGTGCCATGGTCTTAGGTGATTTTAAGGGTATCAAAGAGGGTGACGAGGTGCGTTCAACGGGAAATATTCTCTCTATCCCTGTGTCAGAAAAAGTGATCGGTCGCGTCATCAATCCAATCGGCAAAGCGGTTGATGGGAAAGAAGAAATTGTATCAGATGTTCGATATCCGATCGAAAAACTTGCACCGGGTGTGATCGAGCGTAAATCTGTGCACCAACCGGTGCAAACAGGCATCAAAGCGATCGATGCAATGATCCCGATCGGTCGTGGACAGCGTGAATTGATCATTGGTGATCGACAGGTGGGCAAGACGGCGATTGCAATTGACACGATCATCAATCAAAAGGGACAAGATATGATCTGTGTGTATGTAGCAATCGGTCAAAAGGAGTCTAAAGTTGCACGTATCATGAATGAATTGGAGAAGCGTGGCGCTATGGAGTACACGACGATTGTTATTGCGGGTGCGTCAGATCCGGCAGCATATTCATTTATCGCACCGTATGCGGGAGCGGCAATTGCGGAATATTTTATGGATCAAGGGAAAGACGTGTTGGTGGTATATGATGATCTTTCCAAACATGCGTGGGCATATCGTCAGATCTCTCTGATCTTGAAGCGTCCGCCGGGACGCGAGGCATATCCTGGAGATATTTTCTACTTGCATTCACGCTTGTTGGAGCGCAGTGCAAAACGCGACGAGAAATATGGCGGAGGTTCGATCACTGCACTGCCGATCATCGAGACACAAGCGGGTGATGTTAGTGCATACATTCCGACGAATGTGATCTCAATTACAGACGGTCAGATCTACTTGGAAGCAGATTTGTTTAATAAGGGCATCCGTCCGGCGTTGAATGTGGGTCTTTCGGTGTCACGCGTGGGATCAAGTGCGCAGACAAAGGCGATGAAAAAGGTTGCGGGAAAGTTACGCTTGGATCTTGCACAGTTTCGTGAATTGGAAGCGTTTGCACAGTTTGGGTCGGATCTCGATGCACAGACACGAGCGCAAATCGAACGCGGTCGTCGTACTGTAGAATTATTGAAACAAGATCAGTATTCCCCGATGCCTTTTGAAGAGCAGGCGTCAGTGATCTATGCGTTGATCAACGGTTTTGTCGATGATGTGGACGTGGCAAAAGTTCTCGGATGGGAAAAGGCGTTCTGCTTGTATTTGCGTACACAGCAAAAAGAATTATTACAAGATATCGTTGCAAAGAAAGAGCTCACTGATGACATCACTGCGCGTCTGGAACAAGCGATCAAAGATTTTAAAGAAACTTTTGTAGAATAG
- the atpH gene encoding ATP synthase F1 subunit delta, with the protein MKVSAKQYAQTVYDLTKGKDQQDARGVIVQFMQLLKKNGHVKMGSQIVSRFEDVYNAENSIIVAKVTSAISLDDAQKTHIMKFVQKRFGTSNAELRYSVDPSIKGGIIVRVGDEVIDASIAGRMKNMKKALMRNF; encoded by the coding sequence ATGAAGGTATCGGCAAAACAATATGCACAGACAGTGTATGATCTCACAAAAGGAAAAGATCAACAGGATGCGCGCGGCGTGATTGTTCAATTTATGCAGTTGCTCAAAAAGAATGGTCATGTCAAGATGGGATCTCAAATTGTTTCGCGCTTTGAGGATGTATATAATGCAGAGAACAGTATCATTGTGGCAAAAGTGACGAGTGCAATTTCTCTTGATGACGCACAAAAAACGCATATCATGAAATTTGTGCAAAAACGTTTTGGCACAAGCAATGCAGAACTCAGATACAGTGTTGATCCATCAATCAAGGGCGGTATCATCGTGCGTGTGGGTGATGAGGTGATCGATGCAAGCATAGCGGGTCGCATGAAAAATATGAAAAAGGCCTTGATGCGTAATTTTTAA
- the atpF gene encoding F0F1 ATP synthase subunit B: MSELLSSLGLNIKLFIPQVINFCIVLFVLYRFAYKPVLKMLDERTTKIEKGLADAEESQKKLEDIVQKEKEVIIEAKKQAKDIIEKAQGQAQVQREELIALAKDESQKMITKAQKSIEEEKNKMVSEAKKEIASLVSLAVEKVIGEKIDERLDAKIIADVINTK, translated from the coding sequence ATGAGTGAGTTGCTATCCAGTCTCGGACTAAATATAAAATTGTTTATTCCACAAGTCATAAATTTTTGTATTGTGCTTTTTGTGTTGTATCGCTTTGCATACAAGCCCGTATTAAAGATGCTCGACGAACGAACGACAAAGATCGAGAAAGGTCTTGCAGATGCAGAAGAATCACAAAAGAAGCTGGAGGATATCGTACAGAAAGAAAAAGAGGTAATTATTGAAGCAAAAAAGCAGGCAAAGGATATTATCGAAAAAGCACAAGGACAAGCGCAGGTGCAACGTGAAGAATTGATCGCACTGGCAAAAGATGAATCGCAAAAAATGATCACAAAGGCGCAAAAAAGCATCGAAGAAGAAAAAAATAAAATGGTAAGCGAGGCAAAAAAGGAAATTGCATCTCTTGTGTCACTTGCAGTGGAGAAAGTGATTGGCGAAAAAATAGACGAGAGACTCGATGCAAAGATCATTGCGGATGTCATTAATACAAAATAG
- the atpE gene encoding ATP synthase F0 subunit C, protein MGNEEIKAVVEGALNNVESAKALGAALAIGLGAIGPGIGIGILASKALEAIGRNPEAESKIKTNMILAIAFTEAIAIYALVIALIILFV, encoded by the coding sequence ATGGGAAATGAAGAAATAAAGGCAGTTGTCGAAGGTGCGCTGAACAATGTGGAATCTGCAAAAGCGCTTGGTGCAGCCTTGGCAATCGGTCTTGGTGCAATCGGTCCCGGTATCGGTATCGGTATTCTCGCATCAAAGGCACTAGAGGCAATCGGACGCAATCCTGAAGCAGAATCAAAGATCAAGACAAACATGATCTTGGCAATCGCTTTCACGGAAGCAATCGCGATCTATGCATTGGTTATCGCCCTTATTATTCTTTTTGTATAA
- the atpB gene encoding F0F1 ATP synthase subunit A, whose product MDIDISLVPEVLTSVAGFPITNTFFMTMVVSLLIIIGSYILNRRMTIVPRGFQNIVEIVLEALLDLVDSVTGDRAQSKKFFPIVATIFIFVILSNWIGLLPGMGTFGVEQMHGEENVLVSFVRSPSADLNLTITLALFAVIAAQVFGVRAVGLRGYLGKFFVSPLKKPYGIGTFVGVLEIISEFAKVISFSFRLFGNVFAGEVLLLVMLSLVPPLVPIPFMLLEVFVGFIQALVFAMLTLVFFKMATEAHH is encoded by the coding sequence ATGGACATAGACATTTCATTGGTGCCGGAAGTATTGACGAGTGTTGCGGGTTTTCCAATTACAAATACTTTTTTTATGACGATGGTCGTAAGCCTCTTGATCATCATAGGGTCGTACATTTTGAATCGTCGCATGACTATTGTACCGCGTGGCTTTCAAAATATTGTTGAAATAGTATTGGAGGCACTTCTGGATCTTGTTGATAGTGTGACAGGGGATCGTGCGCAAAGTAAGAAATTTTTTCCAATCGTTGCCACGATTTTTATTTTTGTCATTTTATCCAATTGGATCGGACTTCTCCCTGGTATGGGGACATTTGGTGTGGAGCAGATGCATGGCGAGGAGAATGTACTCGTGTCTTTTGTGCGCAGTCCTAGTGCGGATTTGAATTTGACGATCACGCTTGCGCTTTTTGCTGTTATTGCGGCGCAGGTTTTTGGCGTGCGTGCTGTCGGTCTCAGAGGATATCTTGGGAAGTTTTTTGTCAGTCCGCTTAAAAAACCGTATGGTATTGGGACTTTTGTGGGTGTGTTGGAAATCATTTCAGAATTTGCTAAAGTCATTTCATTTTCCTTTCGTCTTTTTGGCAATGTATTTGCGGGAGAAGTTTTGCTTTTGGTGATGTTGTCGCTCGTGCCACCGCTCGTGCCGATACCGTTTATGTTGTTGGAGGTTTTTGTGGGGTTTATTCAAGCGCTTGTGTTTGCAATGTTGACATTGGTTTTTTTCAAGATGGCAACAGAGGCACATCATTAA
- a CDS encoding AtpZ/AtpI family protein: MLKNKGQKTAEGSTFIALSLVFEIGYMIAIPAVGFSFGGRYLDIHFGTSPLFLLLGIVGSLMLSSYLVYKKVKQLQ, translated from the coding sequence ATGTTGAAAAATAAAGGACAAAAAACCGCAGAAGGCAGCACGTTTATTGCGCTGTCGTTAGTTTTTGAAATAGGGTATATGATCGCTATCCCAGCTGTTGGGTTTTCTTTTGGCGGGAGATATCTGGACATCCATTTTGGGACATCACCGCTATTTCTTCTGCTTGGTATCGTGGGTTCACTCATGTTGTCATCATATCTGGTGTACAAAAAAGTGAAGCAACTACAGTAG
- the rseP gene encoding RIP metalloprotease RseP, translated as MFVTIIIFGLILGLLIFVHELGHFLTARRNGVTAHEFGFGFPPRIIGIVENPSTKKKKIIFGNQEYYGEKTLYSINAIPLGGFVRIKGENPVDEKDVKNFDKLTEADKEYIRMATDPDSFSVQSIWARFKILVAGVMMNFVLAWVLISIVLMIGAPEPLNDNMGDFSFSPFGIEIFSRHNEDTYDFSHIKEGYVMRTSGGKSVLFGQINFDTAQKIKKITTLSLPTVMIESVQEDSVASATGIKIGDKIVSLCENDVCSTIENSGEFQKFVSSHADQEIIVHILRGKEDISLSMTPKNQNGKGMIGVSLADITIVRYAWYAALWESLMRVISLTIMILSAFGALIVSIFAGGGVHAEIAGPVGIAMMTQQMRDMGLAYLLQFAAILSVNLGIINILPIPALDGGRILFLIIEKIKGKPVNQRIEGIMHSAFFIALLVLMAVITIRDVTKFF; from the coding sequence ATGTTTGTAACAATCATTATTTTTGGGCTGATTTTGGGTCTTTTGATTTTTGTACATGAACTTGGGCACTTTCTTACAGCGAGGCGAAACGGCGTGACTGCACATGAGTTTGGTTTTGGTTTTCCGCCACGTATTATTGGTATCGTAGAAAATCCATCTACAAAAAAGAAAAAAATTATTTTCGGTAATCAGGAATATTACGGAGAAAAGACCTTGTATTCGATTAATGCAATTCCTCTAGGGGGTTTTGTGCGGATCAAGGGAGAAAATCCTGTGGATGAAAAAGATGTTAAAAATTTTGACAAATTGACAGAAGCAGATAAAGAGTATATTCGCATGGCAACGGATCCTGATAGCTTTTCGGTCCAATCCATTTGGGCGCGTTTCAAGATCCTTGTTGCGGGCGTTATGATGAATTTTGTGCTTGCGTGGGTATTGATTAGCATTGTGCTCATGATCGGTGCACCAGAACCGCTTAATGATAATATGGGAGATTTTTCATTTAGTCCTTTCGGCATTGAGATTTTTTCACGGCACAATGAGGATACATATGATTTTTCACATATAAAGGAGGGGTATGTCATGCGAACATCCGGTGGAAAAAGCGTACTTTTTGGACAAATCAATTTTGACACGGCACAAAAAATAAAAAAGATCACAACACTTTCTCTACCGACGGTAATGATCGAGAGCGTGCAGGAGGATTCTGTTGCAAGTGCAACCGGCATAAAGATCGGAGATAAAATTGTTTCTTTGTGTGAGAATGATGTCTGTAGCACCATTGAAAATAGTGGAGAATTTCAAAAGTTTGTCAGCAGTCATGCGGATCAAGAGATCATCGTGCATATTCTTCGCGGAAAAGAGGATATTTCTCTTTCTATGACGCCAAAAAACCAAAACGGAAAAGGAATGATCGGTGTGAGTTTGGCTGATATTACCATCGTGCGGTATGCGTGGTATGCGGCGTTGTGGGAGAGTCTTATGCGCGTGATCAGCTTGACGATCATGATCCTCTCTGCGTTTGGTGCGCTCATTGTTTCAATTTTTGCGGGTGGGGGAGTGCATGCAGAAATTGCCGGTCCGGTGGGAATTGCAATGATGACACAACAAATGCGTGATATGGGACTCGCATATCTTTTGCAATTTGCCGCAATTTTGAGTGTGAACCTGGGCATCATCAATATCCTGCCAATTCCTGCGCTTGACGGCGGGAGAATTTTGTTTTTGATCATTGAAAAAATCAAAGGGAAACCGGTTAATCAGCGCATTGAAGGAATCATGCATTCTGCATTTTTTATTGCATTATTGGTCCTGATGGCAGTGATCACGATTCGTGATGTGACAAAGTTTTTCTAA
- the frr gene encoding ribosome recycling factor gives MYKEIIALHKEELKDVIEHFEGETTKIRTGRANPGIVENIMVDCYGTATPVKQIANISVPEARQLLVQPWDRSNLQAIEKAIVIADVGANVSNDGIATRLSFPPMTEENRKSLVKVLNQKAEEARVGVRTVREDAWKDIQKQEKSGEITEDEKFIGKDELQEVVDAYNKTIEEIRKKKEQEIMTI, from the coding sequence ATGTATAAAGAAATCATTGCTTTGCATAAGGAGGAATTAAAAGATGTGATCGAGCATTTTGAGGGGGAGACTACAAAAATTCGCACAGGAAGGGCTAATCCGGGAATTGTGGAAAATATCATGGTGGATTGTTATGGTACGGCAACGCCGGTCAAACAAATTGCAAACATTTCTGTGCCGGAGGCTCGTCAGTTGCTTGTGCAGCCGTGGGATCGCTCGAATTTGCAGGCGATAGAAAAGGCGATTGTAATTGCTGACGTTGGCGCAAATGTGTCTAATGACGGTATTGCAACGCGACTATCATTTCCGCCGATGACAGAGGAAAATCGTAAAAGTCTCGTAAAAGTGCTCAATCAAAAAGCGGAAGAGGCGCGTGTTGGCGTGCGCACCGTACGGGAAGATGCGTGGAAAGATATTCAAAAACAGGAGAAGTCCGGTGAGATCACAGAAGATGAAAAGTTTATTGGTAAAGACGAATTGCAAGAGGTGGTTGATGCGTACAATAAGACAATCGAAGAAATTCGCAAAAAGAAAGAGCAGGAGATTATGACTATTTAA
- a CDS encoding YCF48-related protein: MTILIAGIMMLFGCTLGGSSSTTGGVMKSVDAGKTFESRVTIDEKNSLARTNVLSMAIDPVNNSTVYIGTDRSGVYVSMDGALSWKQIDVGLSDITNVAISPINTQRIYVSGMYNGRGSVILTDDGGVNWRRVYVEPEDGTNITSMITSLTNGNIVYIGTSGGTIARTGNGGESWENLYHANSIINDLLIDASDLNTLYALVSNDDIVRTRDGGTTFESIGDLKRVRDVEGVYDGNLFSIAVSPAVSGVIFVGTDQGVFRSADYGLSWTSVDVIASTIGIPIHAIKVSPHDPNQLVYAAAKAVYTSVPGGWAITDTTSERVVDVIRHDPIDPNVVYIGLRKAAN, translated from the coding sequence ATGACAATTTTGATTGCTGGAATCATGATGCTTTTTGGGTGTACTCTTGGCGGAAGCAGTAGTACAACAGGTGGCGTCATGAAGAGCGTGGATGCGGGCAAGACGTTTGAATCGCGTGTGACAATTGATGAGAAAAATTCTCTTGCACGGACAAATGTTTTATCCATGGCGATCGATCCTGTAAATAATAGTACGGTATATATCGGCACAGACCGTAGCGGGGTATATGTCAGTATGGATGGAGCATTGTCGTGGAAACAAATCGATGTTGGTTTGAGCGATATCACCAATGTTGCGATCAGCCCTATAAATACACAAAGAATATATGTTAGCGGGATGTATAATGGTCGCGGAAGTGTGATCCTCACTGATGATGGTGGTGTGAATTGGCGACGGGTATATGTAGAACCGGAAGATGGAACAAATATTACATCAATGATCACATCACTGACAAATGGTAATATTGTATATATTGGCACGAGTGGCGGAACAATTGCACGCACAGGAAACGGTGGCGAGAGTTGGGAAAATCTTTATCATGCAAACAGTATCATCAATGATCTGTTGATCGATGCCAGCGACCTCAATACGCTATATGCACTTGTGAGCAATGATGACATTGTGCGGACGCGGGATGGAGGTACGACGTTTGAAAGCATTGGTGATCTGAAGCGCGTAAGAGATGTTGAGGGGGTATATGATGGTAATCTATTTTCTATAGCAGTAAGTCCGGCAGTGTCCGGTGTGATTTTTGTCGGTACTGATCAAGGTGTCTTCCGATCTGCGGATTATGGATTGTCATGGACAAGTGTTGATGTGATTGCGAGTACGATCGGCATTCCTATTCATGCGATTAAGGTGAGTCCGCATGATCCAAATCAGTTGGTATATGCTGCTGCGAAGGCGGTTTATACCAGCGTGCCGGGCGGATGGGCAATTACGGATACGACAAGTGAACGTGTTGTGGACGTGATCAGGCATGATCCGATCGATCCAAATGTTGTATATATCGGTTTGAGAAAAGCAGCTAATTAA
- the murD gene encoding UDP-N-acetylmuramoyl-L-alanine--D-glutamate ligase — translation MDVKWFKGKRVTVFGIGLLGGGVGTIRFLVENGAKVIATDIKNKEQLAHSLEQMKDLKNVEYVLGQHRREDFTKVDMVIKTPQAQWTNKHVVLAMKEGISVEVDSSLFFKLCKAPIIGITGTKGKTTTSHLIHHILKKANKNPIKIGIGQMPVLDRLKLVKKNSVVVFELSSWRLSGLTKSEISPHIGVFTNFFPDHMNYYRSMEDYLFDKKNIFIHQKPQDWFICNKDDATVGSLCREAKGHVMMVASHHISGGRSVFCEKDEIYINDGIDISPVMSVKESPLRGTHNINNVMCAMAATIAYGVPSKTIVSAVKNFRGIAHRLELVDEKKGVKYYNDTAATNPQSAIAALNSFTEPIILIAGGADKNLEYTEFAKAIVEKVKGVVFIKGDATEKIVRLIKKELSGDKGKISFEIVDAMDKAVEIASMGAQKGDVVLLSPGAASFGVFANEFDRGNQFRTVVMSL, via the coding sequence ATGGATGTAAAATGGTTTAAAGGGAAAAGAGTGACAGTTTTTGGCATTGGACTGCTCGGTGGAGGAGTTGGGACGATTCGTTTTTTGGTGGAAAATGGTGCAAAAGTGATTGCAACCGATATCAAAAATAAAGAGCAATTGGCACATTCATTGGAGCAAATGAAAGACTTGAAAAATGTTGAGTATGTTTTGGGACAACATCGACGAGAGGACTTCACCAAGGTTGACATGGTGATCAAGACGCCACAGGCACAATGGACGAACAAGCATGTGGTACTTGCTATGAAGGAAGGTATTTCTGTTGAAGTTGATTCCAGTTTGTTTTTTAAATTATGCAAAGCGCCGATCATCGGGATTACGGGCACAAAAGGCAAAACAACAACATCACACTTGATTCATCATATATTGAAAAAAGCAAATAAAAATCCGATTAAAATCGGCATTGGACAAATGCCGGTTCTTGATCGGTTAAAGCTGGTTAAAAAGAATTCCGTTGTCGTTTTTGAGTTATCGAGTTGGCGTCTGTCCGGACTGACAAAATCCGAAATTAGTCCGCACATTGGTGTTTTTACGAATTTTTTTCCAGATCATATGAATTACTATCGATCAATGGAAGATTATCTTTTTGATAAAAAAAATATTTTTATTCATCAGAAACCGCAAGATTGGTTTATTTGTAATAAGGACGATGCCACAGTCGGCAGTCTTTGTCGTGAAGCAAAAGGACATGTGATGATGGTTGCATCACACCATATTTCCGGTGGGCGTAGCGTGTTTTGCGAAAAGGATGAGATTTATATCAACGATGGTATTGATATTTCCCCCGTTATGTCTGTGAAAGAAAGTCCCTTGCGCGGTACACACAATATCAACAACGTTATGTGCGCCATGGCAGCGACAATTGCTTATGGCGTACCATCAAAAACGATTGTTTCAGCGGTAAAAAACTTTCGTGGTATTGCACATCGCCTAGAGCTTGTGGATGAGAAAAAGGGTGTAAAATATTATAACGACACCGCAGCTACAAATCCACAATCTGCGATTGCAGCACTCAATTCATTCACTGAGCCGATCATTCTCATCGCAGGCGGTGCGGACAAAAATTTAGAGTATACGGAATTTGCAAAAGCGATTGTAGAAAAAGTGAAAGGTGTCGTTTTCATAAAAGGGGATGCCACAGAAAAGATTGTGCGATTGATCAAAAAGGAGCTGAGTGGTGATAAAGGCAAGATTTCCTTTGAGATCGTGGATGCAATGGATAAGGCTGTGGAAATTGCATCGATGGGTGCACAAAAAGGGGACGTCGTTCTCCTGTCGCCTGGAGCTGCAAGCTTTGGTGTGTTTGCCAATGAATTTGATCGAGGTAATCAATTTAGAACAGTCGTGATGTCTTTGTAG